The genomic DNA GTAGTTTTGCAGAATAAGGGACACACCGATCGCCGAGATCAGCGGCGCGAGGCGATTGGCCTTGCGCAAAGGCCGATAGGCAAGGCGTTCGATCACCACACCATAGGTGCTGGTGACGATGATGGCGAAGACGAGGCTGAGGGCGATCAGAACAAAAGGCGATGAGATCCCGAACCAGGCCAACACAGCAAGACCAATGGCTGCGAGATAAGCGGAGATCATGTAGATATCACCATGGGCAAAATTTATCATACCGATGATTCCATAGACCATCGTATAGCCCACTGCGATCAGGCCGTAAGTCGCACCCAGGACGAGGCCATTGACGAGCTGTTGACCCAGTACGTAAAGATCCATCTTGTGCACCAATAGGTTAATGAAAAACAAAGGGCCCGCATTCCCACGCGGGGTCTTAACCCCATGGGCTTGGGCCCCACCAGAAGGCACCCCAGGGATTGGGGTGCTCGCTTCTTATCACATCTTGCCGACTTCTGCGTACTTGCCTTTGGTGTCCCAAACGTACATTACGTAGCCGGATTTTTGCAGGTCACCCTTTTTGGTCCAGTTCTGGGGTCCCATCACGGTGGTGGCGCCGTTATCGAAGAGCCATTTGGAAAGTTTGCGACCGTCGCGGGTTTCGCCCGTGCCTTTGATGGCAGCAGCGATGGCCTGGACTGAGGCATAGGAATAGAGAGTGTAGCCTTCGGGCTCGTAGCCGGTTTTGCGGAAGGAATCGACAACCTTTTTGCCATCGGGAAGTTTACGGGGATCGGCGCCGAAGGTCATGTACGCGCCGCTGACGAATTTCTCGCCGCCGGCCGATGACACGAATTCCTCGGACACAATTCCATCACCCGAAATGAAGGCGGCTTTCAGACCTTGCTCGCGCATCTGGCGGAGCAGCGGACCGGCTTCGGCATGCAGACCACCGAAGTAGACGGCATCAGCCTGCGCGGCTTTGATTTTGGTCACGAGGGCGTTGAAGTCTTTTTCACCGCGGGTCAGGCCTTCATAGATCACAGGTTCCTGGCCCAGGGATTTCAGGTGAGCTTTCATGGCATCGGCAAGGCCCTGACCATAGGTGTCCTTGTCGTGGATGACAGCCACTTTCTTGGCTTTCAGAACTTTGGTGACGAACTCAGCGGCTTCCACGCCCTGCTGATCATCACGACCGCACATCCGCATGATGACGCTGTAATTCTGCAGTTCGCAGTTGGCCTTCTTGCCCGCATCGGTGACGCCCGAACAGTCTTTTTCCTTATAGGCGGCGTCTTCGGTCACGCGGGGATTGGTCGAAGCTGGCGTGATCATCAGCACATTGTTTTCCCGATAGACGCTGGCGGCGGGGATCGTCGAGGAGGAGCAGAAGTGTCCGACCACGGCGGTCACGCCTTCGGTGTTGACGAGTTTGTTGGCCACGGATTTGGCCTGGGCTGGTATACAGGCGTCGTCCGCCTTCACCGCGCGCAGTTTTTTTCCGTTGATGCCACCGGCATCGTTGATGTCCTTAATAGCGGCCTCAGCGCCTTTCCAAAGCTGAAGTCCGAACGGAGCGTTGGCTCCGGTGTGTGGACCGGCGACGCCGATCACGATTTCGTTGCCAGCGGCCCGCAGCACGTGACTCTGGAGGCCCAAGGCTGCCACGAGTGTCATCCCGAGAGTAAAGCGATTCTTGACTGAAAACATAAAAGGACTCCCTCTGTCGTAAACCAACTCCGCTTTCCCTTCGGGCGGCTCACGGAGCGGCCCGAGATCCTTATCTGCACCTTGGTGCTCAGACTGGAGCGGAATTGAGGTACCCAAATTCTCAAAAAAGAATTCATTTTTCCATAAAAATTAAAAAAGCCTCTTTGGCCCAGGGCCGGTCCGGCGATTTTTTCACCATGAGATGACGGGAGACCGGGCCGCGGGCCCAGACGGTGAGCGATTTTCTCACCATGAGATGACGGCAGACCGGGCCGTTGGCCCACGCGACCTGCGATTTTTTCAATTTGAGATGACGGCAGACCGGGCCGCGGGCCCAGGCGACGAGCGATCTTTGATAGGGGATCGGGATGCGGGGCCAGGGAGTTTATCGACACGAGGTGACGTCAGTCGGGGACGTCGCGCGACGTAAGCCGCGGTTTGCGGCTTTGGTTGGATGCGGGTCGACCTATGATCGTTAGGGGTGAGAAGCGGCAGCAGCCGCTTCCCGGCGTTACCAGGTGGACAAGGTCAGTGAGCTTCCTTAGCCTGAATCGTCGGGGTTACGTCAGGGCCGGGAATGCGCGGCATTTCGTAGTAGATCTTAAACGTTACCCGGCGATTTAACATACGACTCGACTCCACAGCGTTGCTGTGTTTGGGACGTTTTTCTCCCCAGCCGACAGTCAAAAGTTTATCAGGCGACACACCGTAGTTCCGCATGAGCCAGCGTTCGATCGTATCCGCACGCCGATCGCTGAGTTCGAAGTTATACGCATCCGACCCCAAAGCACAGGCATGCCCTTCGATCACCACACGGTCGATCGTCCGGTTATTCTGCAGCATGCCCTTCAGCCTCTGCATCACCTCATACCCTTTGGGATCACGTATTTCCGTGGAATCGAAATGAAAGTAGATATCATCCAGTTCAATGATGGCATCCGGAGCCCTTTCGGTAATCGTAGGACCCATCACCGGCACGATCGGAGCCACAGGCGCTGGAGCCACCTCAACCGGCTTCACTGGAGTCAGATCCGTCATCCACCTCACACCCGCATAGATTCGATAATCCGCGGAACTCAAGGCATGACGCATCTCCGATCCATAACCCGCATAAAGCGTCCAGGCATCATCCAAGGGATATTTCAAACCGACAAGGCCTTCCATAATGGAAGTATTCCGCGGCGAAAAAGTCGAAAAATCCTGTCTCGCGTACGAACCGTAGATTTCACCCTGCACCGTGAGTTTGGTGGCCGGCAGCTTCACATCGACTCCGGTCGACGCCACCAGCTGATCACCGAAACGCTGCACGGGAAGTACCTCTTTCAGCTCCGCAGTCGGCTCACCATGATGCCAGCGATAGCCGACGTTGGTGGACCACTCCAGAAAACCAAAATCCAGAGTCCCGAGCAGCTCCAGCGCAAAAGCCGGCCACTGCATATTCCCGGAATAAGGATTATTCTGAATGCGGTTATGATTCGCCGTTCCCAGGATACCCAGGGCAAAGAAGCCGGTATCCACAAGGTTGAATTTCGTGGCGAGGCGAAGTTCCGTCACACCGAGGCGCGCGAAATATCCATGCAGAAGATCATCATTCTCCACGGTCTGCGCGATATAGGATGGCAAGGCCAGACTGAAATCCCAGAAGCTGGTAATGCCATAGCTCACGGCCACTTCCATGCCCGTGACCGAGTTATTGAAGGTCTTTTTCTGATCTATGTTGTCGCGTCCCTCTTCATTGAAGTAAGGGAGCGTGTTCACGGCGTTGTTGAAAAAAAGCCCAAGGCCAAGGCGCCCTGAACCCATGGTCCGGGCGCTATGAACGGTGACGCTATCCATGGGTGTATAGGACGCGTTGAAATTTTGCAGATCCGATCCTGTGATATTGGCTCGAACTTCAGATGACATCACGCAGGCCGCAGCCAGCGCCCCAACTCCAATGATCGTACGCATAAACTCACTCCCCTCTCCATTTCCACATAAAAGAACAGCACAGCGCAGGGATCCACGGTCCCACGAACCCTTTCTTGCAAGACTGATTCCGCCTGCCACCCTTCCCAGGAACCCTGAATAGACCAGTCTTCCAGGCCACTTGGAGGCGTACCCTCCCGGGCCCAGGCGTCTTTTGAAAAAGTAAAAATGCAGACGGCAGACAGCTGCTGAAAGATTTGACAGCCGCTGCCCAAATTCTTTCCGGGCGAAAGAATGTTGCGAGGCCTCACTCCTGTGTTAGGATAAGGAAAAATATCGAAGCAGGATGCCATGACCGTTCATCTGCAACAGCAGCGCTACTCAGCCGTGATCGGCTCGGAAGGACAGATCTTTCTTCGTGGCGTTCTGGACGAATCGTCCGACCTGAAACAAACCGTCGAGCTTATCAAAGAACGGCATGCGATCGCACCTGCGGATCCTATCCAGCTCGACTTCAGCCACCTCGTTTCCGGTAGCTGGAATGGCTTTTTAGCTTTGGATAAACTCCTGGCCGAACTGAAGCTCACCTACGTCCTGCGACACGTGACCTTTGACCTCTTCCGCTATGTCGCTCTTCTGCCGACGCTCCGTAAAGCCCAACTCGGCGAGATCGAACTCGTCGTGGTCGCTGAGGATCGGAAAGTCCACATCAAAGGCACCGAGTCCGTGTCCGTCACACCATCGGGCCGCTTCGCAAGCGTCGGTGGTCAACAGATCGTCGGTCGTCACAGTTTTATTTTCGGCGATCGACTCGCCTGCCCTCGCTCCGCCCACGAGCGCACCGAATTCGACATGTGGTACGATTACATTTCTTTCGCGGCGATCACCCTCGCCTTATCGGAAGATCTGGCCCGCAGCATCGCGATGTCGGTCATTCGCCTCGCCAGTGAATTGGCCGCTGAATACAAGGCGCAGTCGCTGGCCATGGGCATACTGCAGAATGTGGAACAATCGGTCTGGGCCCGCGAAGCCGAAGATGAAGCCAAAATCCTGGCCGGTCGCGCCCGCGACAGCGAGTCCGTTTATGGTCAGATCATCCTCGGCATTAAAAAGAACGTTCTCCTCGCGGAGTCCATTCAAAAGGCCCTGCACGCGGCGGAAGGTCAGCCACGCGCCGTCCTTCTGAACGCCGTTCAAAACGTCCGCACGATCAGGCAGGAGCTTCAGAACATCGTGCAGCAGATTGAAAACGGCGGAACCGAAACCTTTGCCCTGCTCATCTCGGTCCCCGGCAAAAAGCGTTTTGATGAGGCCTATCATAAAATCAACGCAGTTTCGCCCGACATGCTGACCGCACTGCGCGAGACCATGGATATCCTGGATCCTTTGACGGAAGATGATTGGAACGCGACCCGGGACGCGATCTTCGAACGGACCAAGGATGTCGAGCAGCTGGTGTCCAATCTCATCGTCCTGACCCAGGGCTTTGACCTTCTGCGGCAGATCATCGAACATCTCATCAACGAGATCGAAGTGATCGAAGCCTACCTGGACAAGGGCGCGCCGGACAGCGAGTGGACCAGCTTCCGCAAAGACCTTCACGAGCGCATTCGCCGCAAACTCGTCACGGACCAGGAAAAACTTTCGGTCGATGCCTCCATCCCGGACGTTATGAATGATCATGGCGAGGAGGCGCGCAAGCCGGGGGAAGTGCTGCTCTTCTAAGTTTGCAAAAAGACCTTTCCTTTCTTCAAGAAAAACAACATTTCAAAGTGATTTCAGGCAAATATAATTTCGGCTTGTTTGCAGAATTATCCTGCCGATAAGATGTTTGTGATCGGAAAGGATGCTGCCATGAAAAAGGCCCGGATACTCAAAAATGTCAGCAGCAAGATCCCGGTGACCCGGTTTCTTGATTACAAAGCCTATCTTGAGGCCGTGTACCAGGCCATGAAAACGGAAATGGACAGCTACTCCTATATGCAGTTCGCCGAGGACCTCGGGTTCGCGCGCAGCAACGTCATGTACCTTATCATCAAAGGCCAAAGGCCCCTGACCACCAAGACTGGACGCAAAATCGCCGAGGCCCTGGAACTCAAAGCCGGGGAACGCAAATACTTCGACGACCTCGTCGCTTACTTCGACAGCGATCTGGCGCCGGAGCGCGAAGTTCACCTGCAGAATATGGTGAAGCAAAAAACCCGCACCATTTCCGATTCTGATGAACTGATGGCCCAGCTCGAATACTTCACAGAGTGGTATCACGTCGCGATCTATGAATTCAGTTTCACCCCGCATTTCACCGATGATCCCCAGGAACTCGCCGCCGCCCTGATTCCGCGCATCCGTCTCGATCAGGCGAAAAAATCCCTGGCGCTCCTGCAAAAACTTGGACTTTTGGCCCTGGATCCTGGAACCAGGAAACTAAAACCGACCCAGGCGCGCGTCGCGACCGGCCATGAGATCATGTCGATGGCCCTGGTGCGCTACCATCAGAAGATATTGGAATTGGCCAAGCAGGCCCTGATGACGATCAGTGTCGAGGAGCGGGAAATCAGCGCGACCTCGATGGCCATTGCTCCCGAACGGATGCCGAAGATCAAAAAAGAGATCCGTAATTTTCGAAAGAAGATCATGGATCTTGCCGCTCAGGATCCTGAACCCGAGCGCGTCTATCAGCTTAGCCTTCAGCTCTTTCCGATGACCCGTAAACAAAGGACGGAACCAACATGAAAAGGTCGGCCTACGCTAGTCTTGCGATTCTATCCCTGGGTCTCATGCTCTTCAGTCCTGCATGCGGCACGGACGTGGGCAATTCGGGCAGGCCGATCGCTCAGGAATCAACGGAACTTGCGGCTGTCGCGGGCATGCAGCACGATGAGGTGATCAGTTCCGTCAACGATGGCAGCGACAGCGACGCCACGGCCATGGCTTTGCTGGGCCCTTCGCATGAACCGCGTCTGGCGGAAGTCACGAGCGATTGCACTCCCAATGCCAACGGCAGCATTGCGGTGAAAACCACAAAAGTCCTGGCCCAGGAAACGGATTTCGGCCGCCCCAGTCAACGCAAGGTGCAGAAGGATTCGCTGAACACGAGTCTCGATACGACCTATTCCGTCCCAGGCACCTTGGGCGTTCTGAGCTGTATAAACAATCGTCCTTCCATCAGCTGGGCTCAGCTGGCTGAATTGAAGACGGTCGCCAAACTCGATAAGGAGCGCAAGCGTACGGTGAGCCTGAAGGCGGATGGCAGCATCCTGAGTGAGTCCCAGCTGACCGTCGACAGCACCCGAACGGTTCAGTATGCGAAGGTCGCGGCCCCGCTGGATGTCCTTACTGTTCGACGTACTTCGACTCTCGACAGCACGGTCAGCCTTCTTCGTCAGAATAAGGACGAGCCTTTGACGCGCAGCGTGAAGACTCTGGATGCTGAACCCCTTATCGTGGAAAAGGCCCGGTCCCGCGGCGCAGGCGTAACCCGCGTGGAAATCGTGTCGGGCGCGGTGGCCTCCACTCATAATGAAGCGAAGATGGTGGTTCTGCGTTACAAGAACCTGGTGCTCTCATTGGGAAGCAGCTGCCACCCCAGCTCCGGCAGTATCCAAGGCGAAGTCTTCGCCAGCAGCACCGATACGAAGGCGGAAAGCAGCTTCACGGTGGTCTTCGATAGCGACGGCGCCACCCTCATCCGTGACGATGGAACGGAGGAAGATATGGAGCTTGAGAGCTGTCAACTCTAAAGCCAAACCTGGGGCCCTTTCCGGCCTCAGGCTCTTCCCGGCCACAGGCCCTTTCCGGCCTCAGGCGCTTCCCGGCCACAGGCCCTTCCCTATCTCTTCCGATAATGTCATTCCTTCCCCTGGGGTATTTGAGCATTTTTAAACCCTGCAAAAGTGGGCTCCTCACGTTTTTTCTTAGCCCTTCTTCATTAATTTGCCCAACTGCACAACCACGAACGATTTGAACCCCGTCGCCAGGGTCATTTTTCAGGGCAAAAAAGCCTCAAAATGTCGTCCATTCATTTTTTTTGACTCCCTATTCTTTGGTGGCCTGGCTAGTCAGTCAACAGAGATGCTTTGGTCTTTGATACATTTCCAAACTCAAAAAAGGTAGGCGTGCATGAAAAGAATGGCAGGATTCAACAAGGCTTTCGCTCTGGTTCCCTGTTCCGTCGTACTCTCGATGGCTGTCGGTTGCGGCTCCGCAGGTCAAAGCACCAGCGAGCAGAAGGTTTACGGCGGCACTCGCGCGCCTACAGGCAGCTGGAAGAACGTGGTCGCTATCACCCAAAAAAGTGGCGGCATGTACTGCAGCGGTACCGCGATTGCACCCACTGTTGTCATCACAGCCGCTCACTGCGCGAAAGGCTTCAAGGCAGCCAACGTCTCCGTTTACGTCGGTGACGGCAAGGAAGGCGGCCGCGTCGCAGGCCAATACCAGGCCAAGACCATCAAGTATTCCCCCAAGTACGCAACGACCAATGACATCGCCTACATCGTGCTGACCCAGCCTATGGATCTGGCCGATGACGATTTTATTCCAGTCCTTACAGCTGAAGAAGAAAAAGACGAACTTCTTCAGGTCGGTGGCATCGGCCACATCGTGGGCTTCGGCAACCGTGATGATGGCGGCTTCGGCGTGAAGTTCGAAGTGGATGGCAAGATCACCAAGCTGACCAGCAATGAGATCAGCATCGGCGGCAGCGGTAAAGACTCATGCCAAGGCGATAGCGGCGGTCCCGTTTTCGGCAAGCTGAAAAGCGGTGAGTGGCGCGTTTACGGCGTGACCTCCCGCGGCGGCGCCTGCGGCACAGGCGGCATCTACGGCCTGATGCATGCGAACATCTGCTGGGTTCAGGAAGACTCCGGTGTGGACCTTGGTCTGGTAGCCGGTACCTGCGATTAATTCTTAGACTTGCACAATGGAAATTAACCCGTCGGGGCCTTAGGCCCTGGCGGGTTTGTTATTTGACGAGTTTGTTATTTGACGGGTTTGTTGTTTGCGAAGCAAATGGCCTCTGAATCGTTTGATCCAGAGGCCTCTTGCTTGGGACGGATACTAATTCCGAGGTTTAAGGGACGTGCTTCACAGCAACATCTTTGAAGACGACGTTACTGCTATCCGTTTTCATGGTGCCCGTAGGCGCGACTGAGAAAGGAACCACAAAAAATTCATAGCCCGCCGCGTTATCAATCGCCTGATTGGGATCAGCCGGCGTTTTTCCCGCATCCAAAGCCGGGGTGTTGGCTTCGGTGAATTCCATCCAGAGTTTATAGTTGCCGGTCAACATTTGAGCACCGGCCTTGTCTTTCAGATCCCAGGTCGCGGTGATCGGAATCCCCGCGGCCGGTGTCGTCTGGGTCGCACCTGTTGTGGCGTCCAGGGTCTGAGCCGTGAACACCTGCCAACGCTTTAAATGCACAGCCCTCTGTCCAGCGAAGGCGTGGATGGTCTTGATGTATTTATTATTGGCATCGGTTATCCAAACGCTACGAATGTGACCACGGGTCCGATAGGGGCCTGCCGGTGTCGGGGGAATAATGTTCAATGTTACCGCCACACTCCCGGTCGCCGGCACGGGATTGGCCGGTGGTGGGGTATTCGCGGTCGGCATCGGTGTTGTAGAATTATTAGGAGTGGTTCCTGGCGAATCAGCGGTCTTGTCCCCATTCTCCGTGTTATCCGAACTGCCCTCCGGTGTTCCCGTTCCCGTCGCGTCCGCATTGGGACCGGATTCGTTGCGGGTCGATTCAGGTTTGTTGACCTGATAAGGACGGAGCACAGTTTGCGAGCAGCCTAAAACGAGGACGGTCAGGCTGAAAACTGGAAGCCAGGCTTTCATGGTATTTCCTTCCCCAGGTCGTGGACACGGCAACCGATATGGGATGTTCTATCGGCTCGAGGCGTTCATTTCTAAATAGGACTTAGGTCGTAAAAAGCGGAATTTAAAGGCTTTTTATCGACCTAGGACTAAAGTCCTAGGAGGCCAGTTTTCATGTTCGACGAAAATCATACGGGGCGGCAGAATTGGATTTTGACCGAACTGCTGATGATCATTATCGTCCTTTTGATTTTCGACAGCTGGTACGACTTCAAAGCCGGAGTGGACACGGCTCATCTCGTTATGGAATTCACCTGCGGGATTCTGGGCCTTTTGGCGATTTTCATAATCTGGCATCGACGCATCGTGCCCCTGGAGGGCGCGCTGCGGTCTACCGAGAAGGATCGCCGGGCTCTGGAAAAAGAGTTGGAGGGTTTTCGAAAGTCGATCGCCCCCTATGCGGCCAACATTCGCCAGGAAGTGGAGCGGCAGTTCTCGACTTGGAATCTGACGGCAGCCGAAAAAGAGACCGCGTTTTTACTTTTGAAGGGTTTGAGCCTTAAGGATATTGCGCAGGTTCGTGGGGTCAGCGAGAAAACTGTGAAGCAGCATAATCTTACGATCTATCAGAAGTCAGGACTGGCGGGACGCGCAGAGCTTTCCGCCTTCTTTTTGCAGGACCTTCTGACCATGCCCGATCCAGAGGCGAAGTCAGGTTGAATGGAAAAAGGCCCCTTCTCGCGAAGGGGCTTTTTCATTTCAGGGAAAAGATTTTCAGCTCGCAGTCTTCGGTGCAGCCGCAGCCGCCGCAGCCGCCGCCTGTTGTTTCGCAGCCGCAGCCGCAGCGTTGGCAGCCGCTGCATCGGCCTTGGCCTTGTCAGCTTCAGCGCGTGCTCTCGCAGCTTCGGCTTTGGCTTTCTCCACTTCAGCTTCCAGCGACTTGTTTTTGGTTTCAAGCTGCTGATACTTCAATTTCAGAGCGTTAAGCTCCGCCTGAAGAGCCGCGGCGCTGGCCTGAGCCGCACCCAGGTCCACTTTGGTCTTGCCCAGATCATCCTGAGTCTTCGTATAAATATCCTTCAATTCATCGTAGCGGCCCTGAAGCGTCGCGAGGCTATTCTCGAGTTCCTTGATACGCGCGTTGGCGGCATCAAGACTCTTTTGCAGTTCCGCGTTCTTCGTCTGAAGAACGGTGGCCTGCTCCTGCAGTTTGCGGTTGGCTTCCTGCTGCGCGGTCAGATCCTGAGTCATCTTCGCGTTGGCAGCCTCCATCGCGGTCAGCTTCGCCACCTGATTATCATAGTTCGCACGCGCGGTTTTGATTTCCTCGGCCATGCGGCGCGCAGCGGCGGTTTCACTGTTCTTCGCAGCGGCAAGGTCCTGCCGCAGCCTGGCGATTTGAGCATCCTGGTTTTTCGATTTGCCTTCCAGATCCGTGATCTTCTGCTGGGTCATGCGCTGCTGCTCGGCCGTGGGCGCATTGGCGAGCTGCACCTGAAGTTTTGCAAGTTCGGCCTTATAATCCGCCAGAGTCTGACTCTGCGCATCCAGCTGGGTTTTATAGGCGGTTTCCACCTGCGTTCCCGACTTGTTCAGATCGTCGATACGCTGCTGCAGCTGACTCACTCTTTCATTGTTGGTCTTGAGTTCGGTTGAAATCTCCGAGCGCTCATCACCCAAACGCTCGACTTCCTGGGCCAACTTCTCATTGTTGGCAACGGCTTTCTCAAACTCTGCTGTGGACATTTGACCATCCTGACCCGAACCACACGCCGTGAACAGGAGGAACGCGACAAGGGAAATCCCACGATAATTCATAACAACCCCATTGCTGATACCGGAACATTAAGAAAGTTTGAGCTGCCTTTTGCAAAAGCCAGGCCCAATTCCTTTTCATGAGTGATTCAAAGATCCTGTGCATGCGGAGTGACCATCAATGACGCTCCGAGCGCACGAGACTCAGGCGATACACGCGCGCCGATTCTTACCGTGATACCGCATTTGCGAATACTTCTCTCGCGTTTATGCAGGCAGTGTAAAGTTTTTGTTTACGTCTAATTCTTGATCGGCCGGCTGAAGAGAGGGATCAGAATTGAAGGCTTAGCTGAAAACCCTGCACCGAGAGCAGAGGATTCAGAAGTTCCAACTGAAGATGCTTGTCATGAAAGCTGGTGGACACGAGAGGATAAGTGGAGAGTGGCTGCAGCGCCACAGAAGAACGCGAAGGCGCGCGATATCCCGCTTCCAGGACGCTCGTTCCATAAGCCAGGGCTGTCACACCGAGCGAGAGCTGCGCGACCTGCTTGGATCTTCTGATAAAAGCCTGATTCCCGGCAACGAGTTCCAAAAACACAGGATTGATGTCATCCCCAGTTTGAATGGCCCTGCGCCGCAGCGAGGCTGTCTCCTGCTCGGCTTTTTTCGCGTCCTGGTTTTTGGAATAGGCAAAGTAAAGCCCAAGACCCTGGGCGCTTCCCAGCGTGAGACCCAGGAAAATTTTGCCCTGAAGCAGTTGATTCAGGCCAAAAGGCAGATAGGTTTCCGGTCGATCGAACGCTGCCCGCGCGACCACGATCCGCGATCCGCGCCCCTCCCGCACGTCCGCAAAAAACCTTTGGGCCCGCCGACTCCGCACGACATCGGGCAGGTCCAGGTCCGGGTCTTCATCCAGCGCTCTTTTGAAGAGCGCCCGGGCTTTTTGCTCACGATCCATCTCCAAAACCGCCGCCGCGGCCAGCATCAAGGCCTTGCCGCGACGGGTGCCGCGTTTCTCTCGGGCAAGACTCATGGCTTTTTTGTAAGAGCGGGAAAACTTCTGTTCGCTATAATCGTCCAGGGCGTCCTGGTAACTGGCCGCGCGCGCTGTCATGGGGCCGAGCAGGGCGGCCCCGAGCACGATAAGTAAAATCACTCGCTTGCAGACCGAATCCACCGTATTGATACTCCCATGGCTTTCTTCAGCCTTCATGTTGCAAAGGTGATGCCGCGGCCAAGTGTGGGAAATTTATGACCCCGGGGATGCCAAGGGCAGGCCTATGGCCTATAATGGACCTACGCGGAACCAGCAAATAGGATGACTCATGCAGAACTTTTCCTCCCTCGTCGAGATGCAAAAGCAGTCCTGTAAAAAGTTTGCAGATCGCCCCATGTATGGGACGCGGATGAAGGGCCAGTGGCGTTGGATCACCTACAAGGAATTCGGCGAGTACGTCGATCACATTCGCGGCGGCTTGAATCACCTGGGCCTTCGTGAAGGGGAAACGGTTGCCATCATCGCCCGCAACTGCGTGGAGTGGGCGGTTGCAGCCTATGCGACCTATGGCCTGCGCGGCCGCGTCGTGGCCATGTACGAGAGTCAGAATAGTTCGGAATGGGAATATATCCTGGCGGATTCCAAAGCCACCATCGTCTTCGCCCACAACTCGGTGATCCATGATGTCATCGAACGCATCAGCCAAAAGCTGCCGCATATCAAGCATGTGATCAATATACACGATGATGAAACCGAGCATATGTGCTTCAACAAACTCCTGACTCTGGGAAAGAAGCATCCCGCGCCCGTGATTCCCGCCAAACCCGACGAGGTCATGGGCATCATCTATACCTCGGGCACCACGGATAAACCCAAAGGCGTGCTGCTGAGCCACGCGAATATCCTGAGCCAGATCGAGGCCATCAAGCAGCGCTACACCTTCACCACCGAAGATCAAACCCTCTCCTTCCTTCCCTGGGCCCATGTGTTTGGCCAGACGGGTGAGGTGCATCTTCTCATCGGCCTCGGTTTTTCCAGCGCCTTTTCCGAAAGCGTCGGCAAGATCCTGGACAATCTCGCGGAAATCAAGCCTACCATGCTGATGTCGGTTCCGCGGATCTTCAACCGCATCTATGAAAGCGTGAACAATAAAATCCAGCGCGGTCCTGGCATCATCCGCTGGATTTTCCAGCATGGAATGGCCGGCGCCGAGAACAGGCGCCTGGGTCGCCCCAGCACGTTTCTGCAGAACCTCTGCTTTGCGCTCGCGGATAAACTCGTCTTTAAAAAAATTCGCGGGGCCTTCGGGGGTCGCCTGAAGTATGCGATCAGCGGCGGCGCAGCGCTGCAAATCGAAGTCGCATCCTTCATCGCGAATCTCGGCATCACCGTCTACGAAGGCTATGGACTCAGTGAAACGAGCCCACTCGTCGCCGCCAACTTCCCCGGTCATATCAAAATCGGCACCATCGGCAAGGTCCTCCCCAACGTTGAAGTCAGGATTGATACCAAGGTCGGTGACTCGGACATTCCCGGTGCGGGCGAGATCGTCGTATACGGCCCCAATGTGATGAAGGGCTACCATAATCTGCCCGAGGAAACCGCCAAGGTCATGACCTCGGACGGCGGCTTCCGCACAGGTGATGTGGGCTACTTCGATGCGGATGGCTTCATGACGCTCTGCGGTCGGGTCAAGGAGCAGTTCAAGCTGCAAAACGGCAAGTATGTGGTGCCGACCCTCATTGA from Oligoflexus sp. includes the following:
- a CDS encoding TIGR02147 family protein translates to MKKARILKNVSSKIPVTRFLDYKAYLEAVYQAMKTEMDSYSYMQFAEDLGFARSNVMYLIIKGQRPLTTKTGRKIAEALELKAGERKYFDDLVAYFDSDLAPEREVHLQNMVKQKTRTISDSDELMAQLEYFTEWYHVAIYEFSFTPHFTDDPQELAAALIPRIRLDQAKKSLALLQKLGLLALDPGTRKLKPTQARVATGHEIMSMALVRYHQKILELAKQALMTISVEEREISATSMAIAPERMPKIKKEIRNFRKKIMDLAAQDPEPERVYQLSLQLFPMTRKQRTEPT
- a CDS encoding DUF2271 domain-containing protein gives rise to the protein MKAWLPVFSLTVLVLGCSQTVLRPYQVNKPESTRNESGPNADATGTGTPEGSSDNTENGDKTADSPGTTPNNSTTPMPTANTPPPANPVPATGSVAVTLNIIPPTPAGPYRTRGHIRSVWITDANNKYIKTIHAFAGQRAVHLKRWQVFTAQTLDATTGATQTTPAAGIPITATWDLKDKAGAQMLTGNYKLWMEFTEANTPALDAGKTPADPNQAIDNAAGYEFFVVPFSVAPTGTMKTDSSNVVFKDVAVKHVP
- a CDS encoding branched-chain amino acid ABC transporter substrate-binding protein, producing MFSVKNRFTLGMTLVAALGLQSHVLRAAGNEIVIGVAGPHTGANAPFGLQLWKGAEAAIKDINDAGGINGKKLRAVKADDACIPAQAKSVANKLVNTEGVTAVVGHFCSSSTIPAASVYRENNVLMITPASTNPRVTEDAAYKEKDCSGVTDAGKKANCELQNYSVIMRMCGRDDQQGVEAAEFVTKVLKAKKVAVIHDKDTYGQGLADAMKAHLKSLGQEPVIYEGLTRGEKDFNALVTKIKAAQADAVYFGGLHAEAGPLLRQMREQGLKAAFISGDGIVSEEFVSSAGGEKFVSGAYMTFGADPRKLPDGKKVVDSFRKTGYEPEGYTLYSYASVQAIAAAIKGTGETRDGRKLSKWLFDNGATTVMGPQNWTKKGDLQKSGYVMYVWDTKGKYAEVGKM
- a CDS encoding S1 family peptidase, which encodes MKRMAGFNKAFALVPCSVVLSMAVGCGSAGQSTSEQKVYGGTRAPTGSWKNVVAITQKSGGMYCSGTAIAPTVVITAAHCAKGFKAANVSVYVGDGKEGGRVAGQYQAKTIKYSPKYATTNDIAYIVLTQPMDLADDDFIPVLTAEEEKDELLQVGGIGHIVGFGNRDDGGFGVKFEVDGKITKLTSNEISIGGSGKDSCQGDSGGPVFGKLKSGEWRVYGVTSRGGACGTGGIYGLMHANICWVQEDSGVDLGLVAGTCD
- a CDS encoding OmpA family protein, with the protein product MRTIIGVGALAAACVMSSEVRANITGSDLQNFNASYTPMDSVTVHSARTMGSGRLGLGLFFNNAVNTLPYFNEEGRDNIDQKKTFNNSVTGMEVAVSYGITSFWDFSLALPSYIAQTVENDDLLHGYFARLGVTELRLATKFNLVDTGFFALGILGTANHNRIQNNPYSGNMQWPAFALELLGTLDFGFLEWSTNVGYRWHHGEPTAELKEVLPVQRFGDQLVASTGVDVKLPATKLTVQGEIYGSYARQDFSTFSPRNTSIMEGLVGLKYPLDDAWTLYAGYGSEMRHALSSADYRIYAGVRWMTDLTPVKPVEVAPAPVAPIVPVMGPTITERAPDAIIELDDIYFHFDSTEIRDPKGYEVMQRLKGMLQNNRTIDRVVIEGHACALGSDAYNFELSDRRADTIERWLMRNYGVSPDKLLTVGWGEKRPKHSNAVESSRMLNRRVTFKIYYEMPRIPGPDVTPTIQAKEAH
- a CDS encoding helix-turn-helix transcriptional regulator — translated: MFDENHTGRQNWILTELLMIIIVLLIFDSWYDFKAGVDTAHLVMEFTCGILGLLAIFIIWHRRIVPLEGALRSTEKDRRALEKELEGFRKSIAPYAANIRQEVERQFSTWNLTAAEKETAFLLLKGLSLKDIAQVRGVSEKTVKQHNLTIYQKSGLAGRAELSAFFLQDLLTMPDPEAKSG